GGGCGACGAAGCGGCCGCGCTGGCGCGCCGGCCCGGGATCGAAGTAGCGCGCGGTGAGGTCGCCTGCCTCGCCGAGATCCTCGTCCAGCGCCAGGGCGAGGAGCGCCAGCCCGGCGCGCCGCAGCGCGGGCGGCCAGTCCAGCCAGGGATCCCGCATCAGAGCACCTCCTCCCGTCCGGCGACCAGCGCGAGGCGCAGCTCGGCCGCCAGGTCCCGCAGGGAGGCGGCCGCCTCGAAGTTGAGCGCGGCGGCCTCCTTCTGCATCTCCTCCTCGATGAGCGCGATGCGTTCGCCGAGGTCGAGCTGGGTGTAGCCGGCCACGCGCTCGGCCGCCGTCTCGGCCGCGGCGTGGCGCCGGGCGTTGGCCACTTGCGTGGCGGCGTCGATCTCGGCCAGGCTCTTGGTGATGCTCGTCGGCGTGATGCCGTGGGCCCGGTTGTAGTCCTCCTGCCGGCGGCGGCGGCGCTGCGTCTCCTCCACGGCGCGCCGGATCGAATCCGTTTCCTCGTCGGCGTAGAGGATGACCCGCCCCGACAGGTGGCGCGCCGCTCGCCCGGCCGTCTGGATCAGGCTCGTGTGGCTGCGCAGGAAGCCCTCGCGGTCGGCGTCGAGCACGGCGACGAGCGAGACCTCGGGCAGGTCCAGGCCCTCCCGCAGCAGATTGATGCCGACGAGCACGTCCACCTCGCCCAGGCGCAGCGAGCGCAGGATGGCCACCCGATCCAGGGCCTTGATGTCGCTGTGCAGGTAGGCGACGCGGACGCCGCCTGCCTGGAGGTAGTCGGTGAGGTCCTCGGCCATGCGCTTGGTGAGCGTGGTGACGAGCACGCGCTCGCCGGCCGCAGCGGTGCGCTTGGCCTCGGCGAGCAGGTCGTCCACCTGGTGGCGGCTGGGGCGGATCTCGATCTGGGGGTCGAGCAGGCCGGTGGGCCGGATCACCTGCTCAAAAATGGCGCTACCGCTGCGCGCGATCTCGAAGGGTCCAGGAGTCGCGCTCGCGTAGAGCAGGCGCGGCGCGAGCGCCTCGAATTCCTCGAAGCGCAGGGGTCGGTTGTCGAGGGCACTCGGCAGGCGGAAGCCGTACTCGACGAGGGTCTCCTTGCGGCTGCGATCGCCGTTGAACATGGCGCCGATCTGGGGCACGGTGACGTGGCTCTCGTCGAGGATGATGAGGAAGTCCGCGGGGAAGTAGTCGAGCAGGCACAGCGGCCGCTCGCCCGGCCCGCGGCCGTCGAGGTAACGCGAGTAGTTCTCGATGCCGTGGCAGAAGCCGATCTCGCGCAGCATCTCCAGGTCGTAGCGCGTGCGGCCTTCGAGCCGCTGGGCCTCGAGCAGGCGCCCGGCCTTGCGGAACTCGTGCAGGCGCACCTCGAGGTCGCGTCCGATCTGGTGGGTCGCCTCCTGCAGGCGCTCGCGCCCGGTGACGTACTGCTTGGCCGGGAAGACGACGAGCTGGCCGAGCACCTCCTCGCCGCGGCCGGTCAGCGGATCGAAGGCCTCGATCAGCTCGACGCGGTCGCCGAAGAGCTCCACGCGGTAGGCGCGCTCCTCGTAGGCGGGGAAGATGTTGATGACGTCGCCGCGCACCCGAAAAGCCCCGCGGGCAAAATCGAGGTCGTTCCGCTCGTACTGCATGTCCACCAGACGGCGAAGGATCGCCTGCCGGCCAGGCTCCTCCCCCACGGCCACCTTCAGCACCATCCGCTTGAACTCCTCCGGGTTGCCCAGGCCGTAGATGCTGCTCACGCTGGCCACGACGACCACGTCCTCGCGCGAGAGCAGGCTGCTCGTCGCGTTCAGACGCAGGCGGTCGATCTCCTCGTTGATCGAGGCGTCCTTCTCGATGTAGGTGCTCGTCGCCGGCACGAAGGCCTCGGGCTGGTAGTAGTCGTAGTAGCTGATGAAGTACTCGACGGCGTTCTCGGGGAAGAAGCCGCGGAACTCGCCGTAGAGCTGGGCGGCCAGCGTCTTGTTGTGGCTGATGATCAGGGTGGGCAGGTCCACCTGGGCGATCACGTTGGCCATCGTGAAGGTCTTGCCGCTGCCGGTCACGCCGAGCAGGGTCTGGTGCTTGCGGCCGGCGAGCAGGCTCTCCACCAGACCGCGGATCACCTGGGGCTGGTCGCCCGTGGGCGCGTAGGGCGCTTGCAACTTGAAGCGGGACACGCTGGACTCCGGAGGCTGGGGAGGGCCGAGGGGGAAGCCTAGCGCCGAGGCGCCCGGAAGGTCAACCGCCACCGGCTGCGCGGCGAGCGGTGCCCAGCGCTATTTCGCGACGCCGTTCGCCGCCGGCCAGTCGCGCCAGCGGCCCTCGGAGACCTTCAGGCGCCGCAGCATGGGCGTCTTCTTGTGGTTGTGGTCGCGCATGCGCATCATCAGGCTGTCGATGAAGCGCACGGCCTCGACCACGAAGGGCCCCTTGTTGAGCATCACGCACTCGGCGCGCGCGCTCATCGCGGCGTCGGTGACCTCCCCGCGCGTCGGCGTGCCGGTCTTGGTCAGGGTCTCGAGCACCTGCGTCGCCCAGATCACGGGCAGGTGCGCGGCCTCGGCCAGCCAGAGGATCTCCTCCTGCACCTCGGCCATGCGCTCGAAGCCCAGCTCGACGCC
The DNA window shown above is from bacterium and carries:
- the uvrB gene encoding excinuclease ABC subunit UvrB, producing the protein MSRFKLQAPYAPTGDQPQVIRGLVESLLAGRKHQTLLGVTGSGKTFTMANVIAQVDLPTLIISHNKTLAAQLYGEFRGFFPENAVEYFISYYDYYQPEAFVPATSTYIEKDASINEEIDRLRLNATSSLLSREDVVVVASVSSIYGLGNPEEFKRMVLKVAVGEEPGRQAILRRLVDMQYERNDLDFARGAFRVRGDVINIFPAYEERAYRVELFGDRVELIEAFDPLTGRGEEVLGQLVVFPAKQYVTGRERLQEATHQIGRDLEVRLHEFRKAGRLLEAQRLEGRTRYDLEMLREIGFCHGIENYSRYLDGRGPGERPLCLLDYFPADFLIILDESHVTVPQIGAMFNGDRSRKETLVEYGFRLPSALDNRPLRFEEFEALAPRLLYASATPGPFEIARSGSAIFEQVIRPTGLLDPQIEIRPSRHQVDDLLAEAKRTAAAGERVLVTTLTKRMAEDLTDYLQAGGVRVAYLHSDIKALDRVAILRSLRLGEVDVLVGINLLREGLDLPEVSLVAVLDADREGFLRSHTSLIQTAGRAARHLSGRVILYADEETDSIRRAVEETQRRRRRQEDYNRAHGITPTSITKSLAEIDAATQVANARRHAAAETAAERVAGYTQLDLGERIALIEEEMQKEAAALNFEAAASLRDLAAELRLALVAGREEVL
- a CDS encoding pyruvate kinase yields the protein GGINLPDTDLSLSPLTEADLAQLDFAVRHADLVGMSFVRRPGDVAALHAELARRGGEALGVVLKIETRAAFENLPSLLLAALGRPPAGVMVARGDLGVELGFERMAEVQEEILWLAEAAHLPVIWATQVLETLTKTGTPTRGEVTDAAMSARAECVMLNKGPFVVEAVRFIDSLMMRMRDHNHKKTPMLRRLKVSEGRWRDWPAANGVAK